A part of Candidatus Eisenbacteria bacterium genomic DNA contains:
- a CDS encoding TrpB-like pyridoxal phosphate-dependent enzyme: MSENRIDLNQTEMPRQWYNIAPDLPVKPPPPLHPATGEPIGPDALAPLFPMDLILQEVSGDRWIPIPEEVLEVYRLWRPTPLFRARNLERAVGTPARIFFKHEGVSPAGSHKPNTAVAQAYYNARQGVKRLTTETGAGQWGSALSFACQKFGLECKVYMVRVSYEQKPYRRSMMQTWGAQVVPSPSEDTNAGRKFLAGNPRNPGSLGIAISEAMEDAALREDTKYSLGSVLNHVLTHQTVIGLEAKAALEKVNAYPDVVCGCAGGGSNFAGIAFPFLADKIAGRRLKVIAAEPAACPSLTRGSFRYDFGDAAQTTPLLPMYTLGHTFMPPSIHAGGLRYHGMAPLVSQLAASDLIEAVAYRQRECFEAGVLFARTEGIIPAPESTHAIKAALVEAERCRREGRAETILFNLSGHGHFDMAAYDAFLGATLEDLELPGEEIERAMKEIEGLPKIPS, translated from the coding sequence GTGTCCGAGAATCGCATCGACCTGAATCAGACAGAAATGCCGCGGCAGTGGTACAACATCGCGCCGGACCTCCCGGTCAAGCCGCCCCCGCCGTTGCATCCGGCCACGGGAGAACCGATCGGGCCCGATGCGCTGGCTCCTCTCTTTCCGATGGACCTGATCCTCCAGGAAGTGTCCGGGGATCGCTGGATCCCCATCCCGGAGGAGGTTCTCGAGGTCTACCGGCTCTGGCGCCCGACCCCGCTCTTTCGCGCCAGGAATCTGGAGAGGGCGGTCGGGACCCCCGCCCGGATCTTCTTCAAGCACGAGGGAGTGAGTCCGGCGGGCAGCCACAAGCCCAACACCGCCGTCGCGCAGGCGTACTACAACGCGCGACAGGGGGTGAAGCGGCTCACGACGGAGACCGGCGCGGGTCAGTGGGGCTCCGCCCTGTCCTTCGCCTGCCAGAAGTTCGGCCTCGAGTGCAAGGTCTACATGGTGCGCGTCTCCTACGAGCAGAAGCCGTACCGCCGTTCGATGATGCAGACCTGGGGGGCACAGGTGGTTCCGAGCCCTTCGGAGGATACGAACGCCGGACGGAAGTTCCTCGCCGGCAATCCCAGGAACCCGGGGAGCCTCGGGATCGCAATCAGCGAAGCGATGGAGGACGCCGCCTTGAGGGAGGACACGAAGTACTCGCTCGGGTCGGTCCTCAATCACGTGCTGACGCACCAGACGGTGATCGGCCTCGAGGCGAAGGCCGCGCTCGAGAAAGTCAATGCCTACCCGGATGTCGTCTGCGGGTGCGCCGGGGGCGGAAGCAACTTCGCGGGAATCGCCTTCCCCTTCCTCGCCGACAAGATCGCGGGGCGGAGGCTGAAGGTCATCGCCGCGGAGCCCGCGGCATGCCCGAGCCTGACCCGGGGCTCATTCCGCTACGACTTCGGCGACGCGGCTCAGACGACGCCGTTGCTGCCGATGTACACCCTTGGCCACACCTTCATGCCCCCTTCGATCCACGCGGGCGGCCTCCGGTATCACGGCATGGCTCCGCTCGTGAGCCAGCTCGCCGCGAGCGACCTCATCGAGGCCGTGGCTTACAGGCAGCGGGAGTGCTTCGAGGCCGGCGTCCTTTTCGCGCGGACCGAGGGGATCATCCCCGCCCCCGAGTCGACGCACGCGATCAAGGCGGCGCTCGTCGAGGCGGAACGCTGCCGGCGCGAGGGGCGCGCCGAGACGATCCTCTTCAACCTCTCGGGGCACGGCCACTTCGACATGGCCGCCTATGACGCATTCCTCGGGGCGACACTTGAGGACCTCGAGCTGCCTGGCGAGGAGATCGAGCGGGCGATGAAGGAGATCGAAGGACTGCCGAAGATCCCGTCGTAG